In one Salvelinus sp. IW2-2015 linkage group LG26, ASM291031v2, whole genome shotgun sequence genomic region, the following are encoded:
- the LOC111952985 gene encoding gamma-interferon-inducible lysosomal thiol reductase: MLRKALASVPVSNMKFASVLVLLFFCSTFKKSQGKSKPKPGCEYPPSQWCRSLEIAIECGVQKQCLELNATRPNSAVPRVEVTLYYESLCPGCRVFLTQQLFPTWAMLHDIMEVKLVPYGNAQELPSGNSPFTCEHGEPECHSNMIEACILHSVGLYSAFPVIDCMESAANVLAAAQPCLQLHVPSMTWDSVTTCVKGELGFKLMHENALKTNALSPAKTHVPWVTINKEYTGDFQDKAMSSLFNLVCKMYKGGKPPACTGAQKKLDRSLC; this comes from the exons ATGTTAAGGAAGGCTCTGGCTTCAGTACCTGTAAGCAACATGAAGTTTGCATCGGTGTTAGTCCTTCTTTTTTTCTGCTCTACTTTCAAGAAATCCCAAGGAAAGTCAAAGCCGAAACCGGGCTGTGAATACCCCCCGTCTCAGTGGTgtaggagtttggaaattgcaaTAGAATGTGGG GTTCAGAAGCAGTGTCTGGAGCTCAATGCCACCAGGCCCAATTCAGCAGTACCCAGAGTTGAGGTGACCCTGTACTATGAGAGCCTGTGTCCAGGCTGCAGGGTCTTCCTCACCCAGCAGCTCTTCCCTACCTGGGCCATGCTCCATGATATCATGGAGGTAAAACTGGTGCCCTACGGCAATGCACAG GAGCTTCCCTCAGGGAATTCTCCCTTCACctgtgaacatggggaaccagAGTGTCATAGTAACATGATTGAG GCATGTATTCTACATTCAGTGGGTCTGTACTCGGCCTTCCCTGTCATTGACTGCATGGAATCTGCAGCAAATGTTCTCGCCGCCGCCCAACCT TGCTTACAGCTACACGTCCCTTCCATGACGTGGGACAGTGTCACAACCTGTGTTAAGGGAGAGCTCGGCTTCAAACTGATGCATGAGAACGCCCTGAAGACCAATGCTCTCAGTCCAGCCAAAACACACGTCCCCTGGGTGACCATTAATAAG GAATACACAGGTGACTTTCAGGACAAAGCAATGTCATCACTTTTTAACTTGGTCTGCAAGATGTACAAG GGAGGAAAGCCCCCTGCCTGCACTGGCGCGCAGAAGAAACTAGACAGGAGTCTGTGCTGA